The following proteins are co-located in the Eriocheir sinensis breed Jianghai 21 chromosome 1, ASM2467909v1, whole genome shotgun sequence genome:
- the LOC126996859 gene encoding zinc finger protein 391-like has product MSAKSVGKDSLGRLTSTNTPTPSGGGPHECIQCGKRFRYECRLNMHILSHTGEISHECHDCGKRFSKKSNLKRHKLSHTGERPHECHECGKKLSVKSNLYRHNRMHTDERPHECHECGKRFNSKGNLKRHTFSHTGERPHECHDCGKRFHYKSNLKRHTLSHTGGRPHECQECGKRFNRKSHLNTHTLSHTGERPHECHQCGRSFSTKSSLKKHTRIHTGEKTHECHDWQRVQSGGGQHNTASTSSPAASPPSFYHFLKPDSLRAIYSGPALFYQSLPVQSTSTSLLQHNSLLLVSSSPAHSLPQFPPAQPTPCPSLLQPSPLLPPVSSSPAHSTPQSPPAQPTHCPSLLQPSPLLAPVSSSPAHSSPQSPPAQPTPHPSLLQPSPLLALVSSSPAHSSP; this is encoded by the coding sequence atgagtgccaagagtgtggggaaagactccctgggaaggctgacctcaacaaatacacccacaccctCTGGTGGAGGACCTCATGAATGCATTCAGTGTGGCAAACGTTTCCGTTACGAGTGTCGACTCAATATGCACATcctttcacacactggtgaaatatctcatgaatgccatgactgTGGCAAGAGGTTCAgtaagaagagtaacctcaagagACACAAActttcacacactggtgaaagacctcatgaatgccatgagtgtggcaaaaagctCAGTGTGAAGAGTAACCTATACAGACATAACCGTATGCATACtgatgaaagacctcatgaatgccacgAGTGTGGCAAAAGATTCAATAGTAAGGGTAACCTCAAAAGACACACCttttcacacactggtgaaagacctcatgaatgccatgactgTGGCAAACGTTTCCATTACAAGAGTAACCTCAAGAGacacaccctttcacacactggtggaagacctcatgaatgccaagagtgtggcaaaaggttcaatAGGAAGAgccatttaaacacacacaccctttcacacactggtgaaagacctcatgaatgccatcagTGTGGGAGAAGCTTCAGTACGAAGAGTAGCCTCAAAAAACACACTCGTATACATACTGGTGAAAAAactcatgaatgccatgactgGCAAAGAGTTCAATCGGGAGGAGGCCAGCACAACACGGCCTCCACGTCCAGCCCAGCCGCGTCTCCACCCAGTTTCTACCACTTCCTAAAGCCAGACTCACTTCGAGCAATATATTCCGGTCCAGCCCTCTTCTACCAGTCTCTTCCAGTCCAatccacttctaccagtctcctccagcacAACTCACTTCTACtggtctcctccagcccagcccactccttgcCCCAgtttcctccagcccagcccactccttgccccagtctcctccagccaaGCCCACTCCTTCCCCCAgtttcctccagcccagcccactccacgccccagtctcctccagcccagcccactcattgccccagtctcctccagcccagtccACTTCTtgccccagtctcctccagcccagcccactcctcgccccagtctcctccagcccagcccactcctcaccctagtctcctccagcccagcccactcctcgccctagtctcctccagcccagcccactcctcgccctag